A region from the Oceanidesulfovibrio marinus genome encodes:
- a CDS encoding FAD-binding oxidoreductase translates to MADQALLKEFEAVVGADNVMSAESDTHAYSYDAAVLDSVAPAVVVRPTETEQLGQITALCNKHGLPLTVRGAGTNLSGGTIPSKGGVVVLTGALNKVIELNTDDLYAIVQPGVVTAKFAADVAAKGLFYPPDPGSQAVSTLGGNVAENAGGLRGLKYGVTKDYLMGISFFDVDGNLVKSGSRTVKCVTGYNLPGLMTASEGTLGVFNELTLKLIPPPQAAQSMMAVFDDVQAASKTVSAIIAAKILPATLEFMDNFTIRTVDNFRKAGLPTDAAALLLIEVDGHPAQVAEEAEKVEKICSEHGARSVDVARDADHRAKVWQARRDALPALANLKPTCVLEDATVPRSKIPAMMQALDRISKEFKLTIGTFGHAGDGNLHPTILTDKRNHDEWVRVEKAIDAIFDEALAMGGTLSGEHGIGMAKAKYMEQETSRATIEFSRRMKKSLDPKGILNPGKIISALLD, encoded by the coding sequence ATGGCCGACCAAGCCTTGCTTAAGGAATTCGAAGCCGTCGTCGGCGCGGACAATGTCATGTCCGCCGAGTCCGATACCCATGCGTACTCTTACGACGCGGCTGTGTTGGATTCTGTTGCCCCTGCTGTCGTGGTCCGCCCCACGGAGACCGAGCAGCTGGGACAGATCACCGCTTTGTGCAACAAGCACGGCCTGCCCCTCACCGTCCGGGGCGCCGGCACCAACCTTTCCGGCGGCACCATCCCCTCCAAGGGCGGCGTGGTGGTTCTGACCGGCGCGCTCAACAAGGTGATTGAGCTGAACACCGACGACCTCTACGCCATCGTACAGCCCGGCGTGGTGACGGCGAAGTTCGCCGCCGATGTCGCCGCCAAGGGCCTCTTCTACCCGCCCGATCCGGGCTCCCAGGCCGTTTCCACCCTGGGCGGCAACGTTGCCGAGAACGCCGGCGGCCTGCGCGGCCTCAAGTACGGCGTCACCAAAGACTATCTCATGGGCATCTCTTTCTTCGACGTGGACGGCAACCTGGTGAAGTCCGGCTCCCGCACCGTGAAATGCGTCACCGGCTACAACCTGCCCGGTCTGATGACCGCTTCCGAGGGGACCCTGGGCGTCTTCAACGAGCTCACCCTCAAGCTGATTCCGCCGCCACAGGCTGCGCAGTCCATGATGGCCGTGTTCGACGACGTGCAGGCCGCTTCCAAGACGGTCTCCGCGATCATCGCCGCCAAGATCCTGCCGGCCACCCTCGAGTTCATGGACAACTTCACCATCCGCACCGTGGACAACTTCCGGAAAGCCGGACTGCCCACCGACGCCGCGGCCCTGCTGCTCATCGAGGTGGACGGCCACCCGGCTCAGGTAGCCGAGGAAGCGGAAAAGGTGGAGAAGATCTGCAGCGAGCACGGCGCCCGCAGCGTGGACGTGGCCAGGGACGCCGATCACCGCGCCAAGGTCTGGCAGGCCCGCCGCGACGCTCTGCCTGCGCTGGCCAACCTCAAGCCCACCTGCGTGCTCGAGGACGCCACTGTGCCGCGCTCCAAGATCCCTGCCATGATGCAGGCGCTCGACCGCATCTCCAAGGAGTTCAAGCTCACCATCGGAACCTTCGGGCACGCCGGCGACGGCAACCTCCACCCCACCATTCTCACGGACAAGCGCAATCACGACGAGTGGGTCCGCGTGGAGAAAGCCATTGACGCCATCTTCGACGAAGCGCTGGCCATGGGCGGCACCCTGTCCGGCGAGCATGGCATCGGCATGGCCAAGGCCAAGTACATGGAGCAGGAAACCAGCCGCGCTACCATCGAATTCTCCCGGCGCATGAAGAAGTCCCTGGACCCCAAGGGCATCCTCAATCCCGGCAAGATCATCAGCGCCCTGCTCGACTAG
- a CDS encoding L-lactate permease, which translates to MSIPVLAIIAFIPIAVALVLMVGLRWPATKAMPVAWLTAVLGGVLAWKLPAGYIAALSLQGVITAISVLIIVFGAILILYTLHHSGGMETIQCGFQNISPDPRVQVIIIGYLFAAFIEGAAGFGTPAALAAPLLLSLGFPPLAAAVMCLTFNSFPVSFGAVGTPIVLGLKFLKDLVQQAVQTGTLDVNFTSLESFNMLVGKWASLIHLPLIFLLPIFMLGFMTRFFGPEKSWKPGFRAWKFCVFAAIAFGVPYMFFAWFVGPEFPSLIGGLVGLGIVVWGAKKGIAIPKDSFTFGPQSGWAADWTGSVSVAEDCVFEAKMSQFKAWLPYILIGIILVITRIPELGLKGWLAGVKIPFNSILGYESVSNSIAILYLPGTIPFILVALLTVLIHGMPGGKVGLAWKESFAKMKNPTIALFFAVALVSIFRGSGIADAALNPNNYPSMPLAMAKAVAAIAGQAWPMFASFVGGLGSFITGSNTVSDLLFAEFQWGMASQLALPHQIIVAAQVVGGAMGNMVCIHNIVAVCAVVGLSGMEGPIIRRTFWPFLFYGLVAGIVVTLMSFVFLPGLY; encoded by the coding sequence ATGTCCATCCCGGTGCTGGCAATCATCGCCTTCATTCCCATCGCCGTGGCTCTCGTGCTCATGGTCGGCCTGCGTTGGCCTGCCACGAAAGCCATGCCTGTGGCCTGGTTGACGGCCGTGCTCGGCGGCGTCCTCGCCTGGAAACTTCCGGCAGGCTATATCGCTGCGCTCTCCCTGCAGGGCGTCATCACGGCTATCAGTGTCTTGATCATCGTCTTTGGTGCAATTCTCATTCTGTATACATTGCACCATTCCGGTGGCATGGAGACCATCCAATGCGGCTTCCAGAACATCTCGCCCGACCCGCGGGTGCAGGTGATCATCATCGGCTACCTGTTCGCCGCCTTCATCGAGGGCGCCGCGGGCTTCGGTACGCCGGCTGCTCTGGCCGCTCCGTTGCTCCTTTCTCTGGGATTCCCGCCCCTGGCTGCCGCGGTCATGTGTCTAACATTCAACTCATTCCCAGTCAGTTTCGGCGCGGTGGGCACGCCCATCGTCCTGGGTCTGAAGTTCCTCAAGGACCTCGTGCAGCAGGCCGTCCAGACCGGCACCCTGGACGTGAACTTCACCTCCCTTGAGTCCTTCAACATGCTCGTGGGCAAGTGGGCCTCGCTCATCCACCTCCCGCTGATCTTCCTCCTGCCGATCTTCATGCTCGGCTTCATGACCCGTTTCTTCGGCCCGGAAAAGTCCTGGAAGCCCGGCTTCCGCGCCTGGAAGTTCTGCGTTTTCGCCGCCATCGCGTTCGGCGTTCCCTACATGTTCTTCGCCTGGTTCGTCGGCCCCGAGTTCCCGTCCCTCATCGGCGGCCTCGTTGGTCTCGGCATTGTTGTCTGGGGCGCCAAGAAGGGCATTGCGATTCCCAAGGACTCCTTCACCTTCGGCCCGCAGAGCGGCTGGGCTGCTGACTGGACCGGTTCCGTGTCCGTGGCCGAGGACTGCGTGTTCGAGGCGAAGATGAGCCAGTTCAAGGCATGGCTGCCCTACATCCTCATCGGCATCATCCTCGTCATCACCCGTATCCCCGAGCTCGGCCTCAAGGGCTGGCTGGCCGGCGTTAAGATTCCGTTCAACAGCATCCTCGGCTACGAGAGCGTCAGCAACTCCATCGCGATCCTCTACCTGCCGGGCACCATTCCCTTCATTCTCGTCGCTCTGCTCACCGTGCTGATCCACGGCATGCCCGGCGGCAAGGTCGGTCTGGCCTGGAAAGAGTCCTTCGCCAAGATGAAGAACCCCACCATCGCCTTGTTCTTCGCGGTGGCCCTGGTCTCCATCTTCCGCGGTTCCGGCATCGCCGACGCAGCTCTGAACCCGAACAACTACCCGTCCATGCCGCTGGCCATGGCCAAGGCAGTGGCGGCGATCGCCGGTCAAGCCTGGCCCATGTTCGCCTCCTTTGTCGGCGGTCTGGGATCGTTCATCACCGGCTCGAACACCGTTTCCGACCTCCTGTTCGCCGAGTTCCAGTGGGGCATGGCCTCGCAGCTCGCTCTGCCGCACCAGATCATCGTGGCGGCGCAGGTTGTCGGCGGCGCAATGGGCAACATGGTCTGCATCCACAACATCGTGGCTGTGTGCGCGGTTGTCGGCCTCTCCGGTATGGAAGGCCCGATCATCCGCCGGACCTTCTGGCCCTTCCTGTTCTATGGTCTCGTGGCCGGCATTGTGGTCACGCTCATGAGCTTCGTGTTCCTGCCTGGCCTTTACTAA
- a CDS encoding (Fe-S)-binding protein: protein MADIQKLVTMLNELDDQLVNCMRCGMCQAVCPVFTETGREADVARGKISLLDGLAHEILKDPKGVKDKLDRCLLCGTCQANCPSGVHVLDIFLKARAILTGYFGLSPAKRAIFRQLLTRPELFNKLTSFGSKFQGLFAKPVNDVLGTSCARFQAPVIADRHFPRLADKAFHKIAPAMDQPAGSSGKRVAFFPGCMVDKVYPKVGQAVLKVLAHHGVGVFMPHGQACCGIPALSSGDRDSFEKMVGTNAELFANADFDYIITPCATCSATLKDIWPTMVDDEGLKARIAPVSAKVLDISEFLVDVLGVTALEGASGKKVTYHDPCHLRNSLHVTAQPRTVIKATGNASFVELPNAATCCGCGGSFSLQHYDISKKIGDLKAKSVEDSGAETLATSCPACMMQISDRLSQRGHSVPVKHVVEVYADSLG, encoded by the coding sequence ATGGCCGATATCCAAAAATTGGTCACCATGCTCAATGAGCTGGATGATCAACTCGTTAACTGTATGCGCTGCGGCATGTGCCAGGCGGTATGTCCGGTCTTCACCGAGACCGGCCGCGAGGCCGACGTGGCCCGAGGCAAAATATCTCTGCTCGACGGCCTGGCCCACGAGATCCTCAAGGATCCCAAAGGCGTAAAGGACAAGCTGGACCGTTGCCTGCTATGCGGCACCTGCCAGGCCAACTGCCCCAGCGGCGTCCACGTCCTGGACATCTTCCTGAAGGCACGCGCCATCCTGACCGGATACTTCGGCCTTTCCCCGGCCAAACGCGCCATCTTCAGGCAGTTGCTCACACGACCCGAGCTCTTCAACAAGCTCACGTCGTTCGGCTCCAAGTTCCAGGGCCTCTTCGCCAAACCTGTCAACGACGTGTTGGGCACATCCTGCGCGCGTTTCCAGGCCCCAGTCATCGCAGATCGCCACTTCCCGCGGCTTGCGGACAAGGCGTTCCACAAGATCGCCCCGGCAATGGACCAGCCGGCCGGCTCCTCCGGCAAGCGGGTGGCTTTCTTCCCCGGTTGCATGGTGGACAAGGTCTACCCCAAGGTGGGCCAAGCCGTGCTCAAGGTCCTGGCCCATCACGGCGTAGGCGTCTTCATGCCGCACGGCCAGGCATGCTGCGGTATTCCCGCGCTTTCCTCGGGCGACCGCGACAGCTTCGAAAAGATGGTGGGAACCAACGCCGAGCTTTTCGCCAACGCGGATTTCGATTACATCATCACGCCATGCGCCACCTGCTCTGCCACCCTCAAGGACATCTGGCCGACCATGGTGGACGACGAAGGGCTCAAGGCCCGCATCGCCCCTGTCTCGGCCAAGGTCCTGGACATCAGCGAGTTCCTCGTGGATGTTCTGGGCGTCACCGCGCTGGAAGGCGCCTCGGGCAAGAAGGTAACCTACCACGATCCTTGCCACCTGCGGAACTCCCTGCATGTGACGGCGCAGCCCCGCACCGTGATCAAGGCCACCGGCAACGCCAGCTTCGTGGAATTGCCCAATGCGGCAACTTGTTGCGGTTGCGGCGGCAGCTTCAGCCTGCAACATTATGACATATCGAAAAAAATAGGCGATCTTAAGGCAAAATCCGTAGAAGATAGCGGTGCAGAAACACTGGCAACTTCTTGCCCGGCGTGTATGATGCAGATATCCGACCGGTTGTCCCAGAGAGGGCATTCGGTTCCTGTGAAACACGTCGTGGAAGTCTACGCCGATAGCCTGGGTTAG
- the pta gene encoding phosphate acetyltransferase, producing the protein MSKSLYVTANESRSGKSAIVLGIMQEIMRKVGRPAFFRPIITVGAHPDGQKDHDINLILKQFRLDQKYEDAYGFTLREARNLINSGRRDLLIDTVLEKMGNLEKEYDFVLCEGTDFMGRDPAFEFELNAELAANMGTPLLFVANGKSKTPEEVIASAQSTIETLEEKGVDIIAAIVNRLQCDDCFALAKTLQCKTRCEQPLLTFAIPEVPSLGNPTIRDVVNWLDAKVIYGHGQLETLVGEFLIAAMHIGNFLEYIRQGSLVITPGDREDIILSCLASRLSSQYPDISGIVLTGGIEPNPNVHRLIEGWTGVPVPILLVKEHTHMTSQKLNDLYGRIEPDDSKKIATALGTFESHVDVVALGERCLERRSSRVTPKMFEYNLIQRASAHPQRIVLPEGNSDRILQAADILIRRNVAEITIVGEDEKVHARASQLGLDISNAQIIDPMLYEKFDDYSETYFEARQHKGVRIEDARDRMADPTYFATMMVHLGDADGMVSGSITTTAQTIRPAFEFVKTKPDFSIVSSVFFMCLRDRVLVYGDCAVNPNPDADQLAQIALNSAETAKIFGIEPRVAMLSYSTGASGKGEDVEKVIEATRLAKERAPELLLEGPLQYDAAIDPEVAKTKAPNSDVAGRATVFIFPDLNTGNNTYKAVQRSSGAVAIGPVLQGLNKPVNDLSRGCLVEDIVNTVAITAIQAQAEKGIR; encoded by the coding sequence ATGTCCAAGAGTTTGTACGTCACAGCAAATGAAAGCAGAAGCGGTAAGTCTGCCATTGTGCTCGGCATAATGCAGGAGATCATGCGCAAGGTGGGACGGCCGGCGTTTTTTCGGCCCATCATCACCGTAGGTGCGCATCCTGATGGCCAGAAGGATCACGATATCAACCTGATCCTCAAGCAGTTCCGCCTGGACCAGAAGTATGAGGACGCATACGGCTTTACACTGCGCGAAGCCAGAAACCTCATCAACTCCGGGCGCCGCGACCTGCTCATCGACACCGTGCTCGAAAAAATGGGCAACCTCGAAAAAGAGTACGACTTCGTGCTCTGCGAGGGTACAGACTTCATGGGACGCGATCCGGCTTTCGAGTTCGAGCTCAACGCCGAGCTCGCCGCGAACATGGGCACCCCGCTGCTCTTCGTGGCCAACGGCAAGAGCAAGACTCCCGAGGAAGTCATCGCCTCGGCCCAGTCCACCATTGAAACACTTGAAGAAAAGGGCGTGGACATCATCGCCGCCATCGTCAACCGGCTCCAGTGCGATGACTGCTTCGCCCTTGCCAAGACCCTGCAGTGCAAGACGCGCTGCGAGCAGCCACTGCTTACCTTCGCTATTCCCGAAGTGCCGTCGCTGGGCAACCCCACCATCCGTGACGTGGTCAACTGGCTCGACGCCAAGGTGATCTACGGCCACGGCCAGCTTGAAACACTGGTGGGCGAGTTCCTTATCGCCGCGATGCACATCGGCAACTTCCTGGAATATATCCGGCAAGGCAGCTTGGTCATCACTCCCGGTGACCGCGAGGACATCATCCTCAGCTGCCTTGCTTCCAGGCTTTCTTCCCAGTACCCGGACATCTCCGGCATCGTCCTCACGGGCGGCATCGAGCCCAACCCCAACGTCCATCGCCTCATTGAAGGATGGACAGGCGTGCCCGTGCCCATCCTGCTGGTCAAGGAGCACACCCACATGACCAGCCAGAAGCTCAACGACCTGTACGGCCGTATCGAGCCGGACGACAGCAAGAAAATCGCCACGGCCCTCGGCACCTTCGAATCCCATGTGGACGTGGTGGCCCTGGGCGAACGCTGCCTGGAGCGACGTTCCTCCCGCGTGACGCCCAAGATGTTCGAGTACAACCTCATCCAGCGGGCCTCGGCGCATCCCCAGCGCATCGTCCTGCCGGAGGGGAACTCCGACCGCATTCTCCAGGCCGCGGATATTCTCATCCGCCGCAACGTCGCCGAGATCACCATTGTCGGCGAGGACGAAAAGGTCCACGCCAGGGCGTCCCAGCTCGGGCTCGACATCTCCAACGCGCAAATCATCGACCCCATGCTCTACGAAAAGTTCGATGATTACAGCGAGACCTACTTTGAAGCGCGCCAGCACAAGGGCGTGCGCATCGAGGACGCCCGCGACCGCATGGCCGACCCGACCTACTTCGCCACCATGATGGTCCACCTGGGCGATGCCGACGGCATGGTCTCCGGCTCCATCACCACCACGGCGCAGACCATCCGCCCGGCCTTCGAGTTCGTGAAGACCAAGCCCGACTTCTCCATCGTCTCGTCGGTCTTCTTCATGTGCCTGCGCGACCGCGTGCTCGTATACGGCGACTGCGCTGTGAACCCCAACCCCGACGCCGACCAGCTCGCCCAGATCGCCCTGAACTCCGCCGAGACGGCGAAGATCTTCGGCATCGAGCCCCGGGTGGCCATGCTCTCCTACTCCACCGGCGCTTCCGGCAAGGGCGAGGATGTGGAGAAGGTCATCGAGGCCACGCGCCTGGCCAAGGAGCGCGCTCCCGAGCTGCTGCTCGAAGGCCCGCTGCAGTACGACGCGGCCATCGACCCCGAGGTCGCCAAGACCAAAGCGCCGAACAGCGACGTCGCCGGCCGCGCCACGGTCTTCATCTTCCCGGACCTCAACACCGGTAACAACACGTACAAGGCCGTGCAGCGCTCCTCCGGCGCCGTGGCCATCGGTCCTGTGCTCCAGGGCCTCAATAAACCTGTCAATGACCTCTCGCGGGGCTGCCTCGTGGAGGATATCGTCAATACCGTGGCCATCACGGCCATTCAGGCGCAAGCAGAAAAGGGAATTCGATGA
- a CDS encoding hybrid sensor histidine kinase/response regulator — MKKAASPHILLAALCALLVLAAAPAWCVEITAPPKHSVLLLNSYHNGYSWSDNILDGVRDALHDEKVHVDLHIEYLDGKRARTPLVHERYRELLRSKYADQNFEVIVATDNLAVRLALSWRDSLFPGVPIVFCGVNDVEREALIGENVTGVLENVDIVETLRLAKRFHPWAKRVVVVGDSSITGLAIRNQVISASKELGDIFSFDYITSSSLDPILNGIKELPPDAILYLIPSYYKVKGSVYDASEVLEIVSQATDRPVYSNWNFLLGHGSVGGKLISGHTQGYEAGKYVAELLRGVPISSLPIIEKTENQYIFSYPRLMQFHIPQDLLPPDSIIVDAPKAFYEVSKDLFWSLLVSFVLLTFALVMLAINILRRRRIERKIINQLSFQEILMDSIPQLVCWKDLDGRYLGANRSFTEFFGIQGPDYVMGKTDYHIMKEGRFTEWVAALDREVLLSEKPRFRVRISLSGPGGETLWLEMNKVPLYDANNKVVGTLSTAENMTREINLERQLLQSQKMEAIGALAGGIAHDFNNILTSIMNSAELALMDVEPDTDAGKDLERVIRAASRGKRLVQQIMAFSRPSQEGFQPTDLAEHVRDTVNLLQPSLPRNITVNATVTAEPACVMVDPTQIYQVLMNLCTNAFQAMRNTGGELDVRLEDVELDMDHARELDMEPGRALRLVVADTGPGIAPEILDKVFDPFFTTKGKKEGTGLGLSVVLGIVKNHAGAVRVKSRPDEGATFEIYLPARPALNDRCELKGRWPELSHARILFVEDDPDQLLTTPRVLESLGFEVTPVAAGSQALDILSANPAFDLVITDFDMPGVDGVELAKRIGRYLPQLPVILISGRNQAKKKAKNTPNIRRIVDKPFGRDELAEAVSYTLGTHE; from the coding sequence ATGAAAAAAGCCGCATCCCCCCATATACTCCTGGCCGCCCTGTGCGCCCTCTTGGTCCTTGCAGCCGCTCCGGCCTGGTGCGTGGAGATAACCGCGCCCCCCAAGCACTCCGTCCTGCTCCTCAACTCCTATCACAACGGCTACAGCTGGTCGGACAACATCCTGGACGGCGTGCGGGACGCCTTGCACGATGAGAAGGTCCATGTGGATCTGCACATCGAGTATCTCGACGGCAAACGGGCCAGAACGCCGCTTGTGCACGAGCGCTACCGCGAGCTACTCCGCTCCAAGTACGCCGACCAGAATTTCGAGGTCATCGTGGCGACGGACAACCTGGCCGTGCGCCTGGCGCTGTCTTGGCGGGACTCGCTCTTCCCCGGCGTGCCTATTGTGTTCTGCGGCGTCAACGACGTGGAGCGCGAAGCCCTGATCGGCGAAAACGTCACGGGCGTGCTGGAGAACGTGGACATCGTGGAGACGCTGCGCCTGGCCAAGCGGTTCCATCCCTGGGCCAAACGCGTTGTGGTGGTCGGCGACTCCTCCATCACCGGGCTGGCCATCCGCAATCAGGTGATCAGCGCGTCCAAAGAGCTGGGAGACATCTTTTCCTTCGACTACATCACCTCATCCTCCCTCGACCCGATTCTGAACGGCATCAAGGAGTTGCCGCCGGACGCGATTCTCTACCTCATCCCATCCTATTATAAGGTGAAGGGCTCCGTGTACGATGCGAGCGAGGTCCTGGAGATCGTCAGCCAAGCCACGGATCGGCCCGTGTACTCCAACTGGAATTTTCTTTTGGGCCACGGCAGCGTTGGCGGAAAGCTCATTTCCGGCCACACCCAGGGGTATGAGGCCGGCAAGTACGTAGCCGAGCTGCTGCGGGGAGTGCCCATCTCCTCGCTGCCCATAATCGAAAAAACAGAAAATCAGTATATATTCAGCTACCCTCGCCTGATGCAGTTCCATATCCCGCAGGACCTGCTGCCGCCGGACTCCATCATCGTGGACGCCCCCAAGGCGTTCTACGAGGTCAGCAAGGATCTCTTCTGGTCCCTGCTCGTCTCCTTCGTGCTGCTAACCTTTGCCCTTGTCATGCTGGCCATCAACATCCTGCGGCGCCGCCGTATCGAACGAAAGATCATCAATCAGCTGTCCTTCCAGGAAATTCTGATGGACTCCATACCGCAGCTGGTCTGCTGGAAAGATCTCGACGGCCGCTACCTGGGCGCGAACCGCTCCTTCACCGAGTTCTTCGGTATCCAGGGTCCGGACTACGTGATGGGCAAGACCGACTATCACATCATGAAGGAAGGCCGATTCACGGAATGGGTGGCGGCCCTGGACCGCGAGGTGCTCCTCTCGGAAAAGCCGCGCTTCCGCGTGCGCATCAGCCTGAGCGGCCCGGGCGGAGAGACCCTCTGGCTGGAAATGAACAAGGTGCCGCTCTACGACGCCAACAACAAGGTGGTGGGCACCCTCTCCACGGCCGAGAACATGACCCGTGAGATCAACCTGGAGCGGCAGCTGCTGCAGTCGCAAAAAATGGAGGCCATCGGCGCATTGGCCGGTGGCATTGCCCACGATTTCAACAACATCCTCACATCCATCATGAACTCTGCCGAGCTCGCGCTGATGGACGTGGAGCCGGATACGGACGCAGGCAAGGACCTGGAACGCGTAATCCGCGCGGCCAGCCGCGGCAAGCGCCTCGTGCAGCAGATCATGGCCTTCAGCCGGCCGTCGCAGGAAGGGTTCCAGCCCACGGACCTAGCCGAGCACGTACGCGACACCGTGAACCTGCTCCAGCCCTCGCTGCCACGTAACATCACTGTGAACGCCACAGTCACGGCCGAGCCGGCCTGCGTCATGGTGGACCCCACGCAAATCTACCAGGTGCTCATGAACCTCTGCACCAACGCCTTCCAGGCCATGCGCAACACCGGCGGCGAGCTCGACGTCCGTCTGGAGGACGTGGAGCTGGACATGGACCACGCCCGGGAGCTGGACATGGAGCCTGGCCGGGCACTGCGTCTGGTGGTGGCGGACACCGGCCCCGGCATAGCCCCCGAAATCCTGGACAAGGTCTTCGACCCCTTCTTCACCACCAAGGGCAAGAAGGAGGGAACCGGCCTGGGCCTTTCCGTGGTGCTCGGCATCGTGAAGAACCACGCCGGCGCCGTGCGCGTGAAGAGCCGGCCGGACGAGGGCGCCACCTTCGAGATCTACCTGCCCGCCCGTCCGGCGCTGAACGACCGCTGCGAGCTGAAAGGCAGATGGCCCGAGCTTTCCCACGCGCGCATCCTCTTTGTGGAGGACGATCCGGACCAGCTGCTCACCACGCCGCGGGTGCTGGAGTCCCTTGGCTTCGAGGTCACGCCTGTTGCGGCGGGCTCCCAGGCCCTGGACATCCTCTCCGCCAACCCCGCGTTCGACCTCGTGATCACCGACTTCGACATGCCTGGCGTGGACGGTGTGGAGCTGGCCAAGCGCATCGGCAGGTACCTGCCCCAGCTCCCCGTGATCCTGATTTCCGGCCGCAACCAGGCCAAGAAAAAGGCGAAGAACACCCCGAACATCCGGCGTATCGTGGACAAGCCATTCGGCCGTGACGAGCTGGCCGAAGCTGTCAGCTACACCCTCGGTACCCATGAGTGA
- a CDS encoding sigma-54-dependent transcriptional regulator has protein sequence MPRILIVDDDPEIRETMASLIRRQKMEYDAVSDVADTRRQIQDETYDVVLLDVRLPDGNGLDLLPEIKQLPNAPEVVILTGRGDPDGAELAIQGGVWDYLVKPCSIKQISLSLNRALKYHSQKEKGGDLKALDLSGVVGQGAAIRACFDTVAQAASTDSSLLITGETGAGKELFARTVHANSRRADKPFVVVDCASLTDTLVESTLFGHKKGSFTGAVADRTGLVELADTGVLFLDEVGELPLTIQKALLRVLQERRFRPVGATREVTSDFRLISATNRDLEAMVHAGEFRNDLFYRLKTIPLHIPPLRERKEDIKPLAMHFVNRLCERYGTPLKGVGADFFDVLNAYAWPGNVRELANILEQAFVTADRDKTLYAMHLPPALRIAVTKAQIMTSRTGEEQAPEPEVAASSPVPTTAPAAAPLPDGPLPSFKDFKAEAEAAYLDRLAEETDGDVPLMLDRSGLSRSHLYALLKKYSISV, from the coding sequence ATGCCCCGCATCCTCATAGTCGACGACGATCCGGAAATCCGCGAAACCATGGCGAGCCTCATCCGCCGCCAGAAGATGGAGTACGACGCCGTCTCCGACGTGGCCGACACGCGCCGGCAGATACAGGACGAAACCTACGACGTGGTGCTGCTGGACGTGCGCCTGCCGGACGGCAACGGCCTCGATCTGCTGCCCGAGATCAAGCAGCTGCCCAACGCGCCGGAGGTCGTCATCCTTACCGGCAGGGGCGACCCGGACGGCGCCGAGCTCGCCATCCAGGGCGGCGTATGGGACTACCTGGTCAAGCCCTGCTCCATCAAACAGATCAGCCTCTCCCTGAACCGCGCGCTCAAGTACCACTCGCAAAAGGAGAAAGGCGGCGACCTCAAGGCGCTGGACCTCTCCGGCGTGGTGGGCCAGGGCGCGGCCATCCGCGCCTGCTTCGACACTGTGGCCCAGGCCGCGAGCACCGACTCCAGCCTGCTCATCACCGGCGAGACCGGCGCCGGCAAGGAGCTCTTTGCGCGCACCGTGCACGCCAACAGCCGCCGGGCCGACAAGCCCTTTGTCGTGGTGGACTGCGCGTCCCTCACCGATACCCTGGTGGAGTCCACCCTCTTCGGCCACAAGAAGGGCTCCTTCACCGGCGCGGTGGCGGACAGAACCGGCCTGGTGGAACTCGCCGACACGGGCGTGCTCTTTCTGGACGAGGTGGGCGAGCTGCCCCTCACTATCCAGAAGGCGCTGCTGCGCGTGCTGCAGGAGCGGCGGTTTCGGCCCGTGGGCGCTACGCGCGAGGTGACCAGCGACTTCCGCCTGATCTCGGCCACCAACCGCGACCTCGAGGCCATGGTGCATGCCGGCGAGTTCCGCAACGACCTGTTCTACCGGCTCAAGACCATCCCCCTGCACATCCCGCCGCTGCGCGAACGCAAGGAAGATATCAAGCCGCTGGCCATGCACTTCGTGAACCGTCTGTGCGAGCGTTACGGCACGCCGCTCAAGGGCGTGGGCGCGGACTTCTTCGACGTGCTCAACGCGTATGCCTGGCCGGGCAACGTGCGCGAGCTGGCCAACATCCTGGAGCAGGCCTTTGTGACCGCGGACCGGGACAAGACCCTGTACGCCATGCACCTGCCCCCGGCCCTGCGCATTGCCGTCACCAAGGCGCAGATCATGACTTCGCGAACCGGGGAGGAACAAGCGCCCGAACCGGAGGTGGCGGCCAGCAGCCCCGTCCCGACTACCGCGCCGGCCGCCGCGCCTTTGCCGGACGGCCCACTGCCCTCGTTCAAGGACTTCAAGGCCGAGGCCGAGGCCGCCTATCTGGATCGTCTTGCCGAGGAGACCGACGGCGACGTGCCGCTGATGCTGGACCGCTCCGGGCTCTCCCGCTCGCACCTGTACGCCCTGCTGAAGAAGTACTCGATTTCCGTGTAG